In Neochlamydia sp. AcF84, the following are encoded in one genomic region:
- the ltrA gene encoding group II intron reverse transcriptase/maturase — translation MSETKPFIISKTLVMEAYKLVKANAGAAGIDQQTLEGFDRNLKSNLYKIWNRMSSGSYFPPPVKAVAIPKKSGGERILGIPTVSDRIAQMIVKLMFEPTVEPHFHQNSYGYRPNRSALDAVGITRQRCWKYDWVLEFDIKGLFDNIDHSLLMKAVRKHTDNKWVILYIERWLKAPLQLENGTLVQRTKGTPQGGVISPVLANLFLHYVFDAWMTRDHPDIPWCRYADDALVHCKTEQEAKQILHMLEKRMEKCSLTLHPDKTKIVYCKDVDRKGKYKEIKFDFLGYTFRPRVVKNSKRNSMFVSFTPAVSKTALKSMQATIRQWNIRNQTGLELKDIARMYNPIIRGWLEYYGRYRPAALYQICRHFNKSLITWAMRKYKRLAGHKTRAITFMEKIVMRNPGLFVHWKRGMIGAFA, via the coding sequence GTGAGTGAAACAAAACCTTTTATTATTTCTAAAACACTTGTTATGGAGGCCTATAAACTTGTAAAAGCAAACGCAGGAGCAGCTGGCATAGATCAGCAAACGCTAGAGGGTTTTGATCGAAACCTTAAAAGCAATCTTTATAAAATCTGGAATAGGATGTCCTCGGGAAGCTATTTTCCACCGCCTGTAAAAGCGGTGGCAATACCAAAGAAAAGTGGTGGAGAAAGAATCTTGGGAATACCTACAGTAAGTGATAGAATAGCTCAAATGATTGTAAAGCTGATGTTTGAACCCACAGTAGAGCCCCATTTTCATCAAAATTCCTATGGATATAGGCCGAATAGATCAGCTTTAGATGCTGTAGGGATCACTAGACAAAGATGTTGGAAATACGATTGGGTGCTGGAATTTGATATCAAAGGTCTATTTGATAATATAGACCATAGCCTTCTAATGAAAGCGGTAAGAAAACATACAGATAACAAATGGGTTATTTTATATATCGAAAGATGGCTGAAAGCACCACTCCAACTAGAAAATGGAACCCTTGTCCAAAGAACAAAGGGTACACCTCAAGGGGGAGTAATCAGCCCCGTGCTTGCGAATCTATTTCTTCATTATGTATTTGACGCATGGATGACAAGGGATCATCCTGACATACCATGGTGTAGATACGCCGATGATGCACTAGTACATTGTAAAACGGAACAAGAAGCAAAGCAGATTCTACATATGCTTGAAAAGCGAATGGAAAAATGTAGCTTAACACTACACCCAGATAAAACAAAGATTGTCTACTGCAAAGATGTAGATCGTAAAGGAAAATACAAGGAAATCAAATTTGACTTCCTAGGATATACCTTTCGGCCAAGAGTGGTCAAAAATAGCAAACGCAATAGCATGTTTGTAAGTTTTACACCAGCCGTAAGTAAAACAGCGTTGAAATCTATGCAAGCAACCATAAGGCAATGGAATATAAGAAATCAGACAGGTTTGGAGCTTAAAGATATAGCCAGAATGTATAATCCAATCATCCGAGGATGGTTAGAATATTACGGGAGATATCGGCCAGCAGCTTTATATCAAATCTGTCGCCATTTTAATAAGTCATTAATCACATGGGCTATGCGCAAATACAAGAGACTTGCAGGTCACAAAACAAGAGCAATCACCTTTATGGAAAAAATAGTTATGAGAAACCCAGGACTATTTGTACATTGGAAAAGAGGGATGATAGGAGCGTTTGCTTAA